One Primulina tabacum isolate GXHZ01 chromosome 10, ASM2559414v2, whole genome shotgun sequence DNA segment encodes these proteins:
- the LOC142505473 gene encoding cytokinin dehydrogenase 9-like isoform X2: MKSNSSNISFIRNSMSLIVCCMAIKLSLCFCSLESSLRALHVQGSFSFDGNEFAAKDFGNQIHFLPSAVLHPKKVSDIAITMQHVWQMGSGSGLTIAARGRGHSVQGQAQAPQGIVINMESLSGNEMTVHKGIFPYVDVSAGELWINILHECLKHGLAPKSWTDYLHLTVGGTLSNAGISGQAFRHGPQISNVHQLEVVTGKGEVTICSEEQNADLFHGVLGGLGQFGIITRARIALEPAPKMVKWIRVLYLDFSTFARDQEYLISAENTFDYIEGLVIINKTGLVNYWRSSFNPQDPTQASQFISDGKTLFCLELTKNFNLHESDTIDMEVDSLLSQLNYIPSTLFITEVSCVEFLDRVHTAELKLRSKGIWDLPHPWLNLIIPKSQINSFANVVFGNILTDTNNGPVLVYPVNKSNQLSFIFRWDNRTSFVLPEEDIFYLVAFLPHAVPLSIEHDGLQYILGLNKRILDFCEAANLGVKQYLPHYTTQEEWKAHFGQRWEIFVQRKLAYDPLAILAPGQRIFQKAVSII, translated from the exons ATGAAATCAAATAGCAGCAATATTTCTTTCATTAGAAATTCCATGTCTTTGATAGTATGCTGCATGGCTATCAAACTAAGCCTCTGTTTTTGTAGCCTCGAATCATCATTAAGGGCACTACATGTTCAAGGGAGTTTTAGTTTCGATGGAAATGAATTTGCAGCAAAAGATTTTGGAAACCAAATTCATTTCCTTCCTTCTGCTGTTCTACACCCAAAAAAAGTGTCCGATATCGCCATAACTATGCAACATGTTTGGCAAATGGGTTCGGGTTCTGGGCTTACTATTGCGGCGAGAGGTCGTGGTCATTCAGTGCAAGGTCAAGCGCAAGCACCACAAGGAATTGTAATCAACATGGAATCACTAAGTGGGAATGAAATGACCGTTCATAAGGGAATATTCCCTTACGTCGATGTCTCGGCTGGCGAGCTGTGGATCAATATCTTGCATGAGTGCTTGAAACATGGGTTAGCACCAAAATCTTGGACAGATTACCTGCATCTAACGGTAGGTGGCACGTTGTCAAATGCTGGAATCAGTGGACAGGCATTTCGACATGGGCCTCAAATCAGTAATGTCCACCAGCTTGAGGTTGTCACAG GAAAAGGAGAAGTAACAATTTGTTCAGAAGAGCAGAATGCTGACCTCTTTCATGGAGTTCTGGGTGGCCTAGGCCAGTTTGGCATAATAACTAGAGCAAGAATCGCTCTTGAGCCAGCACCAAAGATG GTGAAATGGATTAGAGTTCTATATTTAGACTTCTCCACTTTTGCTAGAGACCAGGAGTACTTGATATCTGCAGAAAACACCTTTGATTACATAGAAGGTCTTGTGATCATAAACAAGACAGGTCTAGTTAATTACTGGAGATCATCATTCAATCCCCAAGACCCAACTCAAGCCAGTCAGTTCATATCTGATGGAAAGACATTGTTTTGTCTGGAATTGACCAAAAATTTTAATCTACACGAGTCCGATACAATAGACATG GAGGTTGATTCCTTGTTGTCTCAATTAAACTACATCCCTTCAACACTCTTTATTACAGAAGTTTCATGTGTAGAATTCTTGGACAGGGTGCACACAGCGGAACTGAAACTACGATCTAAGGGGATATGGGATCTTCCACACCCATGGCTCAATCTAATTATTCCAAAAAGTCAAATAAACAGCTTTGCCAATGTTGTCTTCGGCAACATTTTAACGGACACAAATAACGGCCCAGTCCTCGTCTACCCAGTCAATAAatc AAAtcaattatcatttattttcaggtGGGACAATAGAACTTCATTTGTACTACCAGAGGAAGACATTTTCTACCTGGTGGCATTTCTTCCACATGCAGTTCCCTTATCCATAGAACATGACGGCTTACAATACATCCTAGGCCTAAACAAAAGGATTTTAGATTTCTGTGAGGCAGCCAACTTAGGAGTAAAGCAATATCTGCCTCATTACACGACACAGGAAGAGTGGAAAGCACATTTTGGTCAACGGTGGGAAATCTTCGTACAAAGGAAGTTAGCCTATGACCCTCTAGCAATACTTGCCCCGGGACAGAGAATTTTTCAGAAGGCCGTCTCCATTATATGA
- the LOC142505473 gene encoding cytokinin dehydrogenase 9-like isoform X1 has protein sequence MKSNSSNISFIRNSMSLIVCCMAIKLSLCFCSLESSLRALHVQGSFSFDGNEFAAKDFGNQIHFLPSAVLHPKKVSDIAITMQHVWQMGSGSGLTIAARGRGHSVQGQAQAPQGIVINMESLSGNEMTVHKGIFPYVDVSAGELWINILHECLKHGLAPKSWTDYLHLTVGGTLSNAGISGQAFRHGPQISNVHQLEVVTGKGEVTICSEEQNADLFHGVLGGLGQFGIITRARIALEPAPKMVKWIRVLYLDFSTFARDQEYLISAENTFDYIEGLVIINKTGLVNYWRSSFNPQDPTQASQFISDGKTLFCLELTKNFNLHESDTIDMEVDSLLSQLNYIPSTLFITEVSCVEFLDRVHTAELKLRSKGIWDLPHPWLNLIIPKSQINSFANVVFGNILTDTNNGPVLVYPVNKSMWDNRTSFVLPEEDIFYLVAFLPHAVPLSIEHDGLQYILGLNKRILDFCEAANLGVKQYLPHYTTQEEWKAHFGQRWEIFVQRKLAYDPLAILAPGQRIFQKAVSII, from the exons ATGAAATCAAATAGCAGCAATATTTCTTTCATTAGAAATTCCATGTCTTTGATAGTATGCTGCATGGCTATCAAACTAAGCCTCTGTTTTTGTAGCCTCGAATCATCATTAAGGGCACTACATGTTCAAGGGAGTTTTAGTTTCGATGGAAATGAATTTGCAGCAAAAGATTTTGGAAACCAAATTCATTTCCTTCCTTCTGCTGTTCTACACCCAAAAAAAGTGTCCGATATCGCCATAACTATGCAACATGTTTGGCAAATGGGTTCGGGTTCTGGGCTTACTATTGCGGCGAGAGGTCGTGGTCATTCAGTGCAAGGTCAAGCGCAAGCACCACAAGGAATTGTAATCAACATGGAATCACTAAGTGGGAATGAAATGACCGTTCATAAGGGAATATTCCCTTACGTCGATGTCTCGGCTGGCGAGCTGTGGATCAATATCTTGCATGAGTGCTTGAAACATGGGTTAGCACCAAAATCTTGGACAGATTACCTGCATCTAACGGTAGGTGGCACGTTGTCAAATGCTGGAATCAGTGGACAGGCATTTCGACATGGGCCTCAAATCAGTAATGTCCACCAGCTTGAGGTTGTCACAG GAAAAGGAGAAGTAACAATTTGTTCAGAAGAGCAGAATGCTGACCTCTTTCATGGAGTTCTGGGTGGCCTAGGCCAGTTTGGCATAATAACTAGAGCAAGAATCGCTCTTGAGCCAGCACCAAAGATG GTGAAATGGATTAGAGTTCTATATTTAGACTTCTCCACTTTTGCTAGAGACCAGGAGTACTTGATATCTGCAGAAAACACCTTTGATTACATAGAAGGTCTTGTGATCATAAACAAGACAGGTCTAGTTAATTACTGGAGATCATCATTCAATCCCCAAGACCCAACTCAAGCCAGTCAGTTCATATCTGATGGAAAGACATTGTTTTGTCTGGAATTGACCAAAAATTTTAATCTACACGAGTCCGATACAATAGACATG GAGGTTGATTCCTTGTTGTCTCAATTAAACTACATCCCTTCAACACTCTTTATTACAGAAGTTTCATGTGTAGAATTCTTGGACAGGGTGCACACAGCGGAACTGAAACTACGATCTAAGGGGATATGGGATCTTCCACACCCATGGCTCAATCTAATTATTCCAAAAAGTCAAATAAACAGCTTTGCCAATGTTGTCTTCGGCAACATTTTAACGGACACAAATAACGGCCCAGTCCTCGTCTACCCAGTCAATAAatcaat gtGGGACAATAGAACTTCATTTGTACTACCAGAGGAAGACATTTTCTACCTGGTGGCATTTCTTCCACATGCAGTTCCCTTATCCATAGAACATGACGGCTTACAATACATCCTAGGCCTAAACAAAAGGATTTTAGATTTCTGTGAGGCAGCCAACTTAGGAGTAAAGCAATATCTGCCTCATTACACGACACAGGAAGAGTGGAAAGCACATTTTGGTCAACGGTGGGAAATCTTCGTACAAAGGAAGTTAGCCTATGACCCTCTAGCAATACTTGCCCCGGGACAGAGAATTTTTCAGAAGGCCGTCTCCATTATATGA